Genomic segment of Sebastes fasciatus isolate fSebFas1 chromosome 3, fSebFas1.pri, whole genome shotgun sequence:
taacttctatttcttatttatgactacaacaacttgacacacagtgctgagcttcaTCTCAacttaatcttcaggttcccagctttcagatgatgtgtacaccacttctatgtgacaactattgttgactttttatctccccccgaacatcccctgtcccctACCCCTCTAAAGAAAAGAGGGCGGAGTGGAAAGGAGTTGAAAGTGTGAAAGTGTGGAGGTTCAGTCTATGAGATAAAGTTGTTGTGAATGTTTCCAGCCTTGATCATCAGTTgagctgataaaaaaaagaggtaGACCGAAGTAGCAACGTTAGCCAGCTACTAGTGAGTTAACTCATTAAAGGTGAAGTTGTGGTGAAACACGTCAGAGGTGATTTCAAGTTGGCCGGTAACTTCAGATAATAGtttcttaataataatttaatttaatttcttaaTAGCTTCTTGTTTTATCATCCCAACCGGTATTATTAGTTAAAAACAGTAACTTATATCATCCACCGGTTGTCTTTAACGGTAGCTAGTtcagttgcaactgatgattattgtgatATCTTGGGATATCAATTACCACATAGCGAGACTTCATCTTCAGTCGAGCTGGTTTTATTGCAGGAACAACTTAATAGTATTACAACATGCCCAACATGGGAGTACAGCCTCTACTGCACGGGCTGTATACACGCTGCACCTCACTCTGGGTAATCCTGCCAGGTCTATGGCACTGGagccctcttcttcttcttcttcttcttcttcttcttctctcagtttCTGGCGGATGACCAACTTTAAAgtgcataccgccacctactgtacaagagtgtgtaacatcatgtcatttTACACATTACTGCTACTCTTAAATTATACCCACCAATCCTGTGTCTCTTAAGAACATTAATAGtacattaatagtgaacattaatagaacattaataataacattaatagaacattaataaaacattaataataacattaatagaacattaatagaacattaatagtgaacaatagtaataacattaatagaacattaatagtgaacattaatagaacattaatagaacattaatagaacattaatagtgaacattaatagtgaacattaataataacattaatagaacattaatagtgaacaatagtaataacattaatagaacattaatagtgaacattaatagaacattaatagaacattaatagtgaacattaatagtgaacaatagtaataacattaatagaacattaatagtgaacattaatagaacattaacagaacattaatagaacattaatagtgaacattaatagaacattaatagaacattaatagaatattaatagtgaacattaatagtgaacaatagtaataacattaatagaacattaatagtgaacattaatagaacattaacagaacattaatagaacattaatagtgaacattaatagtgaacaatagtaataacattaatagaacattaatagtgaacattaatagaacattaacagaacattaatagaacattaatagtgaacattaatagaacattaatagaacattaatagaatattaatagaacattaataatgCCTTCCTGGTGCCTTCAACCCCCTCACCCTCTGTTCCCAGTATCCCCATCAAATCCCAATcccgtccctcctctctgacttgGTCCTGTAGTCTTTGTCTTTCAGCCTCATACTTTTTACAATGAATTAGGATATGCtgcacattttctttaacaCCACAATCCCCCACACTTATCACTCTTCCTTTTCCCCATTAAAGCCAAAGTGCCATTAAGACCTTTGTGATCCAGTCTGAGTCTTGTTATGATGATTTTCTCccttctgttcctttctttatatttctttgttATGACCGACTTTTGTATTCTGAAATATCTTCTTCCTTTCTGGTCCTCCTCCCATCTTTTCTGCCCTATCTCCACTCCTTTCCTTTTAATCACcgcttttccttctcctttcccaagtaaaactGGTACTGTTATGTCTTTTTGCAGCAAACTTTTTGCTAGTTTATCTGCAAACTCATTCCCTTTCACCCCCTCATGTGCTGGAACCCAACAGAATAATATATCTATACCCCCTCTATACAGTCTTAGCAAGCTATAGTACAGTTCAATGGTTAGATCTTGCCTTCCAGCTTTTGTTGACTGTATACTTTCCAAAACAGCTTTTGAATCTGTGCATATCACCACTCTGTCAGGTCTGACCTCTTCAACCCACTGTAATGCAATAATGATTGCCACTATTTCTGTTGTGTATACTGATACCTGGTCTGAAATTCTTTTGGAAATAGATAATTGGAGCCCTCTACTGGTTCTGGGCTGTAATAACAAACCAACAGTTACTTCATTACATCCCTCccctcttaaagggactgtttgtaagaatcagaaatgcttgttaacagcgacacctgtggccgttaagtcaacgaaagtcagcgtcgggctcgcgcttgtgctcgccctacatagacatgaacgagcatcactcaatacagtgaggcgacacacgtcagctaaaatcacaatatcactctatatttcacctgcatggcagtaatgttagctgaccagacgaagctctctccatgaatcactgctgatactagtgttggcttttcctgcttcagcctcccgaccgcggccggagggaacaggggagacaccggagttttggtcggagacgataacgtaactcgctgcggagccccgtcacttcacaagacacgggaaacctctgttggtctggaggagctgcagcatttatttctgcacaaacgtccactgtacattcactagatattctcagagctaaactaactcttctgcagtttgtagtgtgcgcgcatgcacgtgaggtggagcgagctgagtgaaggcaggcaggcaaagGAGCAGAGGagtagagtacagcagagactccggtcctggagaccaaagctacggtctcccccgcgtcctccgacagcagccaacactgttttgcaagacgagcttcactagatagaactttgcggttttggtgcttccgtgtagtttgtgttggagtcttgtctgaacagcgtagccacacgtgagcgcgcatgggtcaccgacccggattgatttatacgtgtaaaaagttacaaacagtccctttaatagtatTACAACATGCCCAACATGGGGGTACAGCCTCTGCTGCATGGGCTGTATACACGCTGCACCTCACTCTGGGTAATCCTGCCAGGTGTATGGCACTGGAGCCCTCTACTGGTTCTGGGCTGTAATAACAACCAACAgtcactacattacatctataatgccttgttaaatggtttataaatactttgtaaagcatctataaacattatttagatagatagttaatatgTTGTCAATGGTATATAATATAGGGCCCATACTTTTGGATGGCAGCATTTTAAAGAGTGACTTTTGCTCCTTTGAACATCattaaaatcacacacacacacacgtatttgTGGTAACACTAAGCACTTCTTTGAATTTCAGTGTGTTGTATTATGAGAAGCGACAATACAAACAAGCAAAATATTACATGTAACCTTCAGGTGTTGAAGATGAAGAGATGGTCCAGTTACAACAACCTGACTAAACAAAGAGACCAGTTACAGACCAGTTACAGACCAGTTACAACAACCTGACTAAAGAAAGAGACCAGTTACAACAACCTGACtaagggccggctctagcccttttggtgccctaggcgaaaTTCGGATTTGGAGTCCCCTCCCTTCAGATATCACAatgtttttaagacaaaaatcaagattttaattttttcataaATAAGTGTATCtattatgatataaaaaaacaattcgtccctgatattgttggcttaaaagtgtttagtcagtttcactacgagagttacaggggtgaaaagtgtatgtatttatttatttatttgttaatttgttacctcaatgtaGAAAATGAGGAGGGGCGGCCActggcatttatttattttaatttcattttcaatttcaatttcaatttatttatttatttatttatttttagagggTGACCAGTGACCCCCAGAAGATGGCGCCCTAgacgcctatatggcctatgccttaagccggccttGAGCTGACTAAAGAAAGAGACCAGTTGGAAGAAAGCCCTGAAATGAAGACAGAACTTTTCTTCAGAAGTAAAGAAAATTCTGAAGAAACTGATCCTGTGCTTTATCGCTTCATGTCTAGCTGGGAGCTGAACTGACTTAACTTTTATATGAAGGAGCAGCTGAAGGAGTGTGTGTACTATGTTCAAGTCATTTCTGCTATGTTGCCTTTGACTGACTCCCGCATACTTCATGTGAATGTGTTCATAACTTATTGTAGAGTTTTGGGTGAAACAATAATTAGCTTAGCAATATTAGCTGTATTTAATTCCTCCATCAGAGATTGGTGGTCTCACACCAACAACTATTTGTTTTATAATGGCtctaaaaaaaagtatgtaCAGATTGGCTTTCCTGATAtggtgaaaaacacattttcacacactcAAGACAGGAAACTTTCTTGATTGTACAGGACAGATAGCAAAATGAAGAAGTGTGAGAGATAATAAGTTGCAGAAAGAGTGCCGCTATCACAATCAGATTGTCcgaaccagagaagaagaagcagcttaCAGATCAGTGCAGCTGGTTGTCATAATTTGCTGGGTCAAGTATTTTGAGGTTTGTCTTTAAAGAGGAGGCTGAGATGACGCCGGACCCTTCATCTAAGAGTGAGTAACTTTAAGGTTGTCTGACAGCATCATACTCTCTGTATCTTGTTCTTATGTTTGAGTTTGGAGGagaagtgaaataaaaacagttcaaaAAACGTAATATCATGCCTGGTTGTTCtgcctaataataatatataatgttaatatataatgatgtgtgtgcgtgtgtgtgtgtgtgtgtgtgtgtgtgtgtgtgtgtgtgtgtgtgtgtttttctgtatcCAGAGGAAAAACTCTTCGGACTGGTTGTTGTGAGCTTCGGACTCCTGTGTGTCCTACAAGCTGCTGTCAACATTTCCCTGCATCTCGCTCTCTGTGAGTGATCTTACTTCACCCTGTTCCTcctgtgatttttattttaattcaccaTCTCAGTATTATAAACCCAGAGACTGAAACTAAACACAATTATCAGCTATGATAATGATATCTCATGAGTgctttctaaatatatatagatcagTGGATTAATGATAAAACAGCAATGCTTTTGTGTAAAGTCATGGTCTGGTAGATGATCGGAGAGTATTATAATTACAAGAATTACGctgatattatagtatattcAGATCAAGCAAAAACAGTTTTGAGTCAtactttataattaattaattcatctgAGACagtcaaaaaatattagtaaacatgaacaactctctcctaaatccaaaaactagatatctaaaactcaaacttgtgatgtcatagggtataaagtgtggagctgctccatagacaatgaattgggagagatgttctagatgactgttgatgaatgatgatgataaatgttctgagtatatgagGACATGTactgtttcacaactgaaaaCTCTACAATAGAAAAAAGctaatttgggtataaaaaaagatcATTGGTGTTAACTACAGTGACAAAAGTGAATCTTTCTGCTCTTTCAGGCAGTTCTGGTGCGAAGACGCCAGATCTTGAGGCCAGTATCAAAAAcctgactgaagagagagaagatttGAAGAGGAAGCTGAGCTCCTGTGGTGAGTATGAGGACGAAACTAACTGCACCTCTGTAACACGGAAACTAAAAGATACGGCAACATCATAAAAAGGTTTTTCTATCtccttttacatgttttatttcaatttattttactGAGAATTTGTTTTCTTCGGTTTTGTTATCCTCAACAGCTACTAACTGCAAACCACAATGGGTGTATTTCAAGCACAGTTGCTATTACTTTTCTCAATATGTCAAGTCCTGGCAAAAGAGTAGAGATTTCTGTCAACAAAGAGGTGCAGACCTGATGATCATCAACAGCAAAGAGGAGCAGGTGTGTATGAAAGTGAAATCTGTCTGTGAGAGACACGAGAGAAAAAGTGTGAAATCAAATCAATGAagttttgtttattattgtttctttctcttattGTGAACAAGGACTTTGGAAGTCAATACAAGCGGAACACATGGATCGGACTGACTGACAGTGAAACAGAGAGGATATGGAAATGGGTGGATGGGACTGCGCTGGGCACAAGGTTCATTAattatgttttctgtttaaattagtggtaacactttataatatccatcatttataaatggtaaattgatagttatctaaaattagaaaatagttattttaatgttaacaaaagttttaaagttgtaaaacgcactaatagctgaatccagagttatttccgttcctccgttcatgtgagtgagacccagaccgaggctggagcgtaagtcgtgacgacggcgtgacgttgggatcccgtgaccaagtcatgtgaccgagcggacgctactccgccaatcATCTCGGACGGTACTCCGccaagatctgggtacttttccagacggaagtcgagccatttaggctacATGcaccaatgagcaactctcataggagtgaccggggccccgcctccaacgctgtatccagctcttttaatacatccatgatctcaacatggctgccgagtcacaaaccttctcattttacagctaaacagtacactacaagatgattctgaaaacatttgagttgagaaataggcattacagtaacagaatattgattcatatttcatcagcgctgcctagtttgaccgtttggtcggagtttgcgagtgattgacagctgctcagaggcggcaggctccagctcggccctGATTGGTTGTTTACCTCCGgtctgcagatgccattaggagcactggaggacacagaggcacatgattattattcagattacctgtctcatgcactactgtcaggatatagtgaccgttttattagtgatggcgagatgaagcttcatgaagcgctgaagctctccagcaaattggttaacaaaagggttcatttcacgAGGCTTCATCTGGGCTTCATATGCACACGAAACCACCTATCGGTCAAACAGTGTAAGACAGGTACACATATTCCGGATATGTGGCAGTGGTTTAACCGGGCACAGGgcagtgaatgtgcttgtgtaactaAAGGAAAATGATAGATGGGAGACATTATTCGTTTTTATTCAAGAATAATAAGTTCTCAACTGTATTTCGGCTTCGGGCGTCTTCAATGACCTCAtttgtctaaaacgatacaagccttgatacgcgcttcacagaaaacttcctggattactcgacacacgctccgaagcctcggcacatcacataacatcactgcgttttataaaaataactttttttaatcatatttcctccatttctacccacttcCTGCTTTAATGTTTCCCTGTGTGCTGCAGCATTTTGCCTTTCTACTGCTGCTAGTGTAAACCTTGGGTCACCAGAAATGTAAAACTATTGACACACTCCCTATTGACAAGACagtgtaataataacaataatgaggTTTAATTTGGCTACATGCTGCTCTGGTTGTGTTTTCtggtaaaaacacattatttgttGTTTGGTTTCAGCTACTGGTACCTTGGGGagcccaacaacaacaatgatgaAGACTGTGCAGAAATATGGGactatgaaaaagaaaaaaactggaaCGATGTACCATGTAAAAAGCAAAGCTACTGGATCTGTGAAAAGGTGGTGCCTCCATAACTCTGCATCCAAACCCACCAGACTGTAAATCAATATGCTGCAGGGTTAGTGGCTCATCATCATGTAtgcatgtacacaaacacatacaggcCTTTctagtttttctgttttcttttacattctaGCATTCATTCTGTCTAAACACCTACATTCAGTGTGTTTAATCATGTAATTAATCATCCTTAGATCCTTTAAtggcttttgtgtttttgagtaTCATGCAGTGTAAAAGatatactgttttgtttttcttttgtttttgtttgcatgTTTAATTGTTTTATCTAAAAACAccatttgtctgtgtgttatgATGACCTCATTTCCCCCTCCCTCTTCACTTCCTTGAAGATTAGACTCTCTTTATCTGTAATgttcaaagaaataaataacacGATTTTCTCTAAAAGCCATTATCTCTTAACTATTTCCCTGATTAAATGTTGTTTctcatatcaaaatatatacTTATCACAgagaaggagatgaagagaaaTAGAGACTAatgaccctgaatggagtcctgtatggggctccagtaggggactccatagttctcctgggagacttcaacgcgcacgtgggcaacgatggagacacctggagtggcgtgattgggaggaacggcctccctgatctaaacccgagtggtcgtttgttgttggacttctgtgctagtcatggattgtccataacgaacaccatgtt
This window contains:
- the LOC141764912 gene encoding CD209 antigen-like protein C isoform X1, which codes for MTPDASSKKEKLFGLVVVSFGLLCVLQAALNISLRLALYSSSAKTPDFEVIIKNLTEEGEDLKRKLSFFDLEASIKNLTEEREDLKRKLSSCATNCKPQWVYFKHSCYYFSQYVKSWQKSRDFCQQRGADLMIINSKEEQDFGSQYKRNTWIGLTDSETERIWKWVDGTALGTSYWYLGEPNNNNDEDCAEIWDYEKEKNWNDVPCKKQSYWICEKVVPP